The Cervus elaphus chromosome 22, mCerEla1.1, whole genome shotgun sequence genome has a window encoding:
- the LOC122680087 gene encoding apolipoprotein L3-like, with product MSSENFGHCSDIEIFFEEVVECLWDILSRKELLHLLNEFLERIKTEATLSRKDARELHKYLKELNRALVEEDQERLTKEQLDRRRFLIMFPRVKRQLEEFIGKFHELADKVDKVHKGCTISNVVGYSTDAVSSILTIVGLALAPVTAGASVVLLATGIGLGAAAAVTGVSTTVIEHVKRSSAETEASHMMSSVVKKWKVLLEVLKGNPHIVDTTEKVTEAVQCIEVNIHAMETGNVNPDSALNAHIYMSPARISVPAIQHIEGAFKTTALTITKGARIAGLATAGVFLLVDVAFLVKESKHLHDGAKTVAADSLRQRAWELERKLEELTQIYENLEEDLI from the exons ATGAGCTCAGAAAACTTTGGACACTGCTCAG ATATTGAGATCTTTTTTGAGGAGGTCGTTGAATGTCTCTGGGACATACTGAGCAGAAAGGAACTGCTCCACCTGCTGAATGAATTCCTGGAAAGAATTAAGACTGAGGCCACTTTGTCCAG GAAAGACGCCAGAGAACTACACAAATATCTGAAGGAATTGAACAGAGCCTTGGTTGAGGAGGACCAGGAAAGACTCACCAAAGAGCAGCTGGACAGGAGGAGGTTTCTGATTATGTTTCCTCGGGTGAAACGGCAGCTGGAGGAGTTCATAGGCAAGTTCCACGAGCTCGCAGACAAGGTTGACAAGGTACATAAGGGATGTACCATCTCCAACGTGGTGGGCTACAGCACCGATGCTGTGTCTAGTATTCTGACCATTGTTGGCCTGGCTCTGGCACCCGTGACAGCGGGGGCCAGTGTGGTGCTCTTGGCCACTGGGATAGGGCTGGGAGCAGCAGCGGCTGTGACCGGTGTGTCCACCACTGTCATCGAACATGTGAAGAGGTCATCAGCAGAAACCGAAGCCAGTCACATGATGTCAAGTGTCGTCAAGAAATGGAAAGTTCTTCTAGAGGTGCTCAAGGGCAACCCCCACATTGTTGACACAACAGAGAAAGTCACAGAAGCTGTGCAATGCATTGAAGTGAACATCCATGCCATGGAGACAGGCAATGTCAACCCTGACTCTGCACTCAATGCACACATCTACATGAGCCCTGCGAGGATCTCAGTCCCAGCCATCCAGCACATAGAGGGGGCTTtcaaaaccacagctttaacaaTAACCAAAGGAGCCCGGATTGCGGGCTTGGCCACTGCAGGGGTCTTCCTTCTGGTGGATGTGGCCTTCCTGGTGAAGGAGTCAAAGCACTTGCACGATGGTGCCAAGACAGTAGCAGCTGATAGCCTGAGGCAGCGGGCATGGGAGTTGGAGAGGAAGTTGGAGGAGCTCACCCAGATCTATGAGAATCTGGAGGAGGACCTGATTTAG